One genomic window of Methanosarcina acetivorans C2A includes the following:
- a CDS encoding nitroreductase family protein, which yields MPVTGENKVIDTILNRRSVREFTDRPISKEEINTILNAGRWAPSGLNNQPWRFAVVRNPETIQKLSECTHYSGIVAGAALLIAAFLDTEHSYNRTKDIQAIGASIQNMLLACCGLSLGAVWLGEILNQHEKVNSILGCSSKLELMAVLAIGEPAPGKRTSTRKALPELVFEEKYGQKWEE from the coding sequence ATGCCAGTAACAGGAGAAAACAAAGTCATTGACACTATTCTCAACAGAAGGAGTGTCCGGGAGTTTACGGACAGACCCATCAGCAAAGAAGAAATCAACACGATCCTCAATGCAGGCCGCTGGGCTCCTTCCGGTTTGAACAACCAGCCCTGGCGCTTTGCAGTTGTCAGGAACCCTGAAACCATCCAGAAGCTCTCGGAATGCACACATTATTCCGGCATCGTGGCAGGAGCCGCCCTGCTTATCGCAGCTTTCCTGGATACAGAACATTCGTACAACAGGACAAAAGATATCCAGGCGATAGGAGCTTCCATCCAGAACATGCTCCTTGCCTGCTGTGGACTCAGCTTGGGGGCAGTCTGGCTAGGGGAAATCCTGAACCAGCATGAAAAGGTTAATTCAATCCTGGGCTGCTCATCAAAGCTCGAACTTATGGCAGTGCTTGCCATAGGAGAACCCGCTCCCGGAAAAAGAACTTCTACACGGAAAGCCCTTCCGGAACTTGTGTTTGAAGAAAAATACGGTCAAAAGTGGGAAGAATAA